Proteins encoded within one genomic window of Lysinibacillus louembei:
- a CDS encoding MMPL family transporter has product MSKLKNWRTLSFALWTLVTAIVLITMPDMDRLIKEKGQIAIPETEQSAIAYEMLQEMDPKGGEAYSIIAVFNSGNEEALSTEQRQQVADVVKELQSKKQQLGITEMVSHLDGEEIEKQLVAEDGTTILTQLSVTREQGSITEVAEALHSIIDSSALQTYLTGSELVGTDFMNSTQEGVQKTEIIAVIFILAVLVLVFRSPIVPVISLLTVGVSYLVSMGVIAQLVDQFNFPFSNFTQVFLVVVLFGIGTDYNILLYTRFKEELSSQDNAFLATKATFKFAGKTVVYSGIAVLIGFASLILANFKLYQATSAVAIGVAVLLLVLMTLNPFFMVLLGKKMFYPVKTFKGHGDSRLWGFLAKSAAFRPFFAVILVLVISIPFIMSYSNTLNFNDLWEVDDKYESKQGINVIEKHFSPGFSSPATLVLQAEQPLDDVSSLQILDELADKISKIDGVSEVYAPTRPAGEKIKELYINDQANELKAGLGDANSGIGTIHEGLASANEQMAGGDTNDLANVQQLIDGTSEVKNGVAALNNALNDLTAGLTNGTTGAQQLANGLTSLNNNIQALSNATAQLHTAYNQLENGLASYNQHFTSIAQAIDGAAAGYQQIEALMTSLLETKPELTEDANIQQTLGIAKSAQQQLQELASQVQQLAGQHQMAMTSFKKANGALGEVNTGLDQMKTGVAHLQQGANELTNGFQKGADGSQQIASNTGQLQQGVAQIHQGQQQLLTGLQDLQEQMGQLQAGLTESTEGLAQVSDGLQQSQDYLSDLSTAKSSEKFYVPQDILVSEDFQEALNMYMSDNRQFATMTIILETNPYSQQAMPIVQEIKQQVATALEGTSLQDTKAAIGGKSSENVDLKNVSEQDFLHTATIMLIGIALVLMVITRSIAHSIFIVGSLLLAYFTALGASELISSYVLNIDQLSWNVPFFSFIMIVALGVDYSIFLMMRYNELEDNPTEQIVQASRHIGGVVLSAALILGGTFAALIPSGVLTLIQVALVVLIGLVFLSFIAMPVLLPGLIGLMNKVKGFTKK; this is encoded by the coding sequence ATGAGCAAATTAAAAAATTGGAGAACGCTTTCCTTCGCATTATGGACGCTTGTCACGGCTATTGTCTTAATAACAATGCCAGATATGGATAGGCTGATTAAAGAAAAAGGGCAAATTGCTATCCCTGAAACAGAACAAAGTGCCATTGCTTACGAGATGCTACAGGAAATGGACCCAAAAGGCGGGGAAGCCTATTCCATTATCGCCGTTTTTAACAGTGGTAATGAGGAGGCTTTGTCAACTGAGCAACGACAGCAAGTTGCAGACGTTGTTAAAGAGCTACAAAGCAAAAAGCAGCAATTAGGCATTACAGAAATGGTTTCCCATTTAGATGGTGAAGAAATAGAAAAGCAATTAGTCGCAGAAGATGGCACGACAATTTTAACGCAGCTCTCTGTAACTCGAGAGCAGGGAAGTATTACAGAGGTTGCAGAGGCACTACATAGCATCATTGACAGCTCAGCGCTTCAAACCTATTTAACTGGTAGTGAACTAGTAGGCACAGATTTTATGAACTCAACACAAGAAGGGGTACAAAAGACGGAAATCATTGCTGTGATTTTTATCCTTGCTGTCTTAGTGTTAGTATTCCGTTCACCGATTGTTCCAGTTATTTCTCTTTTAACAGTAGGTGTTTCTTATTTAGTATCAATGGGCGTTATCGCACAACTTGTTGATCAGTTTAATTTTCCGTTTTCCAACTTTACACAAGTATTTTTAGTGGTCGTCTTGTTTGGTATCGGAACAGATTATAATATTTTACTATATACGCGCTTTAAAGAGGAATTAAGCAGTCAGGACAATGCTTTTTTAGCAACAAAGGCGACATTTAAGTTCGCTGGAAAAACGGTTGTATATAGTGGTATCGCTGTATTAATCGGCTTTGCCTCACTTATTTTAGCAAATTTCAAGCTGTATCAGGCAACGTCGGCAGTAGCCATTGGGGTAGCCGTGCTGCTGCTTGTTTTAATGACATTGAATCCATTCTTTATGGTGCTATTAGGGAAAAAGATGTTCTATCCTGTTAAAACATTTAAAGGGCATGGTGATAGCCGTTTATGGGGCTTTTTAGCAAAAAGCGCTGCATTTAGACCATTCTTTGCTGTTATTTTAGTGTTGGTCATCTCCATTCCATTTATTATGAGCTATTCCAACACATTGAACTTCAATGATTTATGGGAAGTGGACGATAAATATGAATCAAAGCAGGGCATTAACGTCATTGAAAAGCATTTTTCACCAGGCTTCTCATCGCCAGCCACATTAGTTCTTCAGGCTGAGCAACCATTGGACGATGTCAGCTCGTTGCAAATACTAGATGAGCTAGCTGATAAAATTTCTAAAATTGACGGTGTTTCAGAGGTTTATGCACCCACTCGTCCAGCGGGAGAAAAAATTAAAGAATTATATATTAACGATCAGGCAAACGAATTAAAAGCAGGGCTTGGCGATGCCAATAGCGGTATTGGTACAATTCATGAAGGGCTAGCCTCTGCCAACGAGCAAATGGCAGGTGGTGATACCAATGACTTAGCCAATGTGCAGCAGCTTATTGATGGTACGAGTGAAGTGAAAAATGGAGTAGCTGCCTTAAACAATGCCTTAAATGACTTAACAGCAGGGCTGACAAACGGCACTACTGGTGCACAGCAGCTAGCAAATGGCTTAACTAGCTTGAACAACAATATTCAAGCTCTTTCAAATGCAACTGCACAGCTTCATACAGCTTACAACCAATTAGAAAACGGCTTAGCTTCGTATAATCAGCATTTTACAAGCATTGCACAGGCAATTGATGGTGCTGCGGCAGGCTATCAGCAAATCGAAGCATTAATGACTAGTTTACTAGAAACAAAGCCTGAATTGACAGAGGATGCCAACATTCAACAAACATTAGGTATTGCCAAATCTGCACAGCAGCAATTACAGGAGCTTGCAAGCCAAGTGCAGCAGCTAGCAGGGCAGCACCAAATGGCGATGACTTCATTTAAAAAGGCAAACGGAGCTCTAGGTGAAGTAAATACAGGCTTAGATCAAATGAAAACAGGCGTTGCTCATCTACAGCAAGGCGCTAATGAATTAACAAATGGTTTCCAAAAAGGAGCGGATGGTTCTCAGCAAATTGCTAGCAATACAGGGCAATTACAGCAAGGTGTTGCACAAATTCATCAAGGCCAGCAGCAACTATTAACAGGGCTTCAGGACTTGCAAGAGCAAATGGGGCAATTGCAGGCAGGGCTTACAGAAAGCACTGAGGGGCTTGCGCAGGTAAGTGATGGCTTACAACAATCACAAGACTATTTAAGCGATTTGAGCACAGCCAAGTCATCAGAGAAGTTTTATGTACCACAGGATATACTCGTGAGTGAGGATTTCCAGGAAGCTTTAAATATGTACATGTCCGATAATCGCCAATTCGCAACAATGACGATTATTTTAGAGACTAACCCATATTCACAACAGGCAATGCCAATCGTACAAGAAATCAAGCAACAAGTAGCTACAGCCTTAGAGGGCACTAGCTTACAGGATACGAAGGCAGCCATTGGTGGCAAATCCTCTGAAAATGTCGATTTGAAAAATGTCTCAGAGCAGGATTTCCTACACACAGCGACAATTATGTTAATTGGCATTGCGCTTGTGCTAATGGTCATCACACGTTCAATTGCACACTCCATCTTTATCGTAGGCTCATTGCTTTTAGCTTACTTCACAGCGCTTGGTGCAAGTGAATTGATTAGCTCCTACGTTTTAAATATCGATCAGCTAAGCTGGAATGTTCCATTCTTTAGCTTTATTATGATTGTCGCATTAGGGGTCGACTACAGCATTTTCCTAATGATGCGCTACAACGAGCTAGAAGATAATCCAACAGAGCAAATTGTGCAAGCGTCGCGTCATATCGGTGGTGTCGTTCTATCAGCTGCCTTAATTTTAGGCGGCACGTTTGCAGCCTTGATTCCTTCAGGTGTCTTAACATTAATTCAAGTAGCACTAGTTGTGTTAATCGGGCTAGTATTCTTGAGCTTTATCGCGATGCCGGTTTTATTGCCGGGGTTGATTGGCTTGATGAATAAGGTGAAAGGCTTTACAAAGAAATAA
- a CDS encoding PaaI family thioesterase has translation MKEFVVEKAIQDIYPDDFAWCYGCGRLNEDGHHFRTGWQGDKTITIYTPEAKYMGIPGFLYGGLIASLIDCHGSGSAALALHRKNGHEIGDGAIPPRFVTASLNVDFLKPTPQDVALKAIGTIEEIHPKKWKVETEVYAGETLCAKGTVVLVVMPSTFLKKED, from the coding sequence ATGAAAGAATTTGTAGTCGAAAAAGCAATTCAAGATATTTATCCAGACGATTTTGCCTGGTGCTACGGATGTGGTCGATTGAATGAGGATGGACACCATTTTCGAACAGGCTGGCAAGGCGATAAAACGATAACGATTTATACACCTGAAGCAAAATATATGGGCATTCCTGGTTTTTTATATGGCGGATTAATCGCCTCTTTAATAGATTGTCATGGCTCAGGCTCTGCCGCCCTTGCTTTGCATCGGAAAAATGGACATGAAATTGGTGATGGCGCCATACCACCTCGCTTTGTAACAGCTAGCCTCAATGTGGATTTCCTAAAGCCGACACCACAAGATGTTGCTTTAAAAGCGATTGGCACGATTGAAGAAATTCATCCGAAAAAATGGAAGGTTGAAACGGAGGTTTACGCTGGGGAGACACTTTGTGCAAAAGGTACAGTTGTACTTGTTGTTATGCCTAGCACGTTTCTGAAGAAGGAAGATTAA
- a CDS encoding ABC transporter ATP-binding protein yields MLKIFAYLSRKEWLLILTSIIFIIGQVWLDLKLPDYMSEITTLVQTQSSGTRDIWLAGGKMLLCALGSALLAVIVGYFAAMVATSHAKTLRKTLFEKTLSFSLQEINRFSTASLITRSTNDIAQIQQTVAMGLQVMIKAPILAVWAIWKISDKNWHWSFATGIAVLALLIMISTLIIFVLPKFKIVQRLTDNLNRVTREGLMGIHVVRAYNAKEYQGEKFNSANTQLTNTNLLVNRLMAIMQPGMALIMSGLTLSIYWIGAHLIMDAGGTERIGLFSDMIVFTAYAMQVVMAFMMLAMTFILLPRASVSATRINEVLSTEAVIIDGQLTAAPTNRKGEIELRNVSFKYPNAEEYVLQNINFTVQQGETVAFIGSTGSGKSTLINLIPRFYDVTDGEVLIDGVNVKEYTQEALHDKLGYVSQKAVLFSGTVKSNVAYGKSSTEAQVEKAIAIAQGQDFVEKMEDSYEATITQGGTNLSGGQKQRLSIARAINREPEIFIFDDSFSALDYKTDRQLRMALKQETQGVTTLIVAQRIGTIKDCDKIIVLDEGKIVGIGKHEELLQNCQTYQEIAYSQLSKEELENDK; encoded by the coding sequence ATGCTGAAAATATTTGCCTACTTAAGCCGCAAGGAATGGCTGCTTATTCTAACAAGTATCATCTTTATTATTGGACAAGTTTGGCTCGATTTAAAGCTGCCTGACTATATGTCCGAAATTACAACACTTGTACAAACACAGAGCAGTGGAACGAGGGATATTTGGCTCGCTGGTGGGAAAATGCTGCTGTGCGCACTGGGGAGTGCATTATTAGCAGTAATTGTTGGTTATTTTGCTGCAATGGTTGCGACATCACATGCTAAAACATTGCGCAAAACATTATTTGAAAAAACATTATCCTTTTCATTACAGGAAATTAATCGTTTTTCCACAGCCAGCTTGATTACGCGCTCCACAAATGACATTGCACAAATTCAACAAACTGTTGCAATGGGGTTACAAGTAATGATTAAAGCGCCAATTTTAGCCGTTTGGGCTATCTGGAAAATTTCCGATAAAAATTGGCATTGGTCGTTTGCAACAGGTATCGCAGTGCTTGCACTACTCATTATGATTAGCACATTAATTATTTTCGTCTTACCGAAATTTAAAATTGTGCAAAGATTAACAGATAACTTGAATCGTGTGACACGAGAGGGACTGATGGGCATTCATGTAGTACGTGCCTACAATGCCAAGGAGTATCAAGGCGAAAAGTTTAATAGTGCTAATACACAACTAACAAATACGAATCTACTCGTCAATCGCCTAATGGCAATTATGCAGCCTGGTATGGCGCTAATTATGTCAGGTTTAACGCTGTCTATTTATTGGATTGGTGCACATTTAATTATGGATGCAGGAGGCACAGAGCGAATCGGCTTATTCAGCGATATGATTGTTTTCACAGCCTATGCAATGCAGGTCGTGATGGCATTTATGATGCTGGCGATGACCTTTATTTTACTGCCGAGAGCATCTGTATCTGCAACGCGTATTAATGAGGTATTGTCGACAGAGGCAGTAATTATTGATGGTCAGCTAACAGCTGCACCAACGAATCGTAAAGGGGAAATTGAGCTGCGTAATGTGAGCTTTAAATACCCAAATGCAGAGGAGTATGTCTTACAAAATATTAACTTCACTGTTCAACAAGGGGAAACGGTTGCCTTCATCGGCTCGACAGGTAGTGGGAAAAGTACATTAATCAACTTAATTCCACGCTTTTATGATGTAACGGATGGGGAAGTGCTAATTGATGGTGTGAATGTAAAGGAATATACGCAGGAGGCACTGCATGACAAGCTCGGCTATGTATCGCAAAAGGCAGTACTATTTTCAGGTACAGTGAAATCCAATGTTGCTTATGGGAAATCGTCAACAGAGGCGCAAGTGGAAAAAGCCATTGCGATTGCACAAGGGCAAGACTTTGTTGAAAAAATGGAGGATTCCTACGAGGCTACTATCACACAAGGCGGAACAAACCTTTCTGGTGGGCAAAAACAGCGTCTTTCCATTGCGAGAGCGATTAACCGTGAGCCTGAAATTTTCATTTTCGATGATTCCTTCTCGGCGTTAGATTACAAAACAGACCGCCAATTGCGCATGGCTTTAAAGCAAGAAACACAAGGTGTGACGACATTAATTGTGGCACAGCGTATCGGCACAATTAAAGATTGCGATAAAATTATCGTATTAGATGAAGGAAAAATCGTTGGTATAGGTAAGCATGAGGAGCTCTTACAAAATTGCCAAACATATCAAGAAATTGCTTATTCACAGCTATCAAAGGAGGAGCTTGAAAATGACAAATAA
- a CDS encoding cysteine hydrolase family protein, translated as MKQALLVIDVQNDYFQGGKMELPHSNEALSQINELEKHFHSSQLPIIYIQHIKHQKPADFFEVDTWGAQLHPHLLLNEHAYILEKHYPNAFLQTDLLKVLQALSIRQLVITGMMTHMCIDSTVRASREFGFQSIVIADATATKALSIENTIVHASDVQTAFLAALSSFAAIQTAKEFLSK; from the coding sequence ATGAAACAAGCACTTCTTGTTATTGATGTTCAAAATGATTATTTTCAAGGTGGGAAAATGGAGCTTCCCCATTCGAATGAAGCTTTAAGTCAAATTAACGAGTTAGAAAAGCATTTTCATTCTTCACAATTACCGATTATTTATATTCAGCATATTAAACATCAAAAGCCTGCTGATTTTTTCGAGGTAGATACTTGGGGGGCACAGCTTCACCCTCATTTGCTGCTTAATGAGCATGCCTATATCCTTGAAAAGCACTATCCAAATGCCTTTCTGCAAACAGATTTACTCAAGGTTCTACAAGCCCTGTCAATCAGGCAGCTTGTCATTACAGGTATGATGACACATATGTGCATTGACTCCACTGTGAGAGCCAGCAGAGAATTTGGCTTTCAGTCCATTGTTATTGCAGATGCCACTGCTACAAAAGCATTGAGCATAGAAAATACAATCGTCCATGCTAGCGATGTACAAACAGCTTTTCTTGCTGCCTTATCTAGCTTTGCAGCTATTCAAACAGCAAAGGAATTTTTAAGTAAATAA
- a CDS encoding Na+/H+ antiporter, giving the protein MEILTSILILLVLLLVTNVLAHYISFIPIALIQIASGIIVALVAQDFTLDIEAEWFLLLFIAPLLYHDGAHFPREQLWKMRLPILGNAIILVLLTTIVGGLFVHWLIPSIPLAAAFALMAILSPTDPVAVNGIAKRVHIPERIMNLVRGESLINDASGLIGFKYAVAAIVTGYFSLKSATFDFTYMFLVGVLIGVLGAFFIFLIRLHLRRIGIVDSTFYVLLQVLTPFILFLVAEELFHASGVITVVTGGVIAAIFKEKTENFIAREQVVTEHVWSIITFALNGIIFLLLGLLLPPATKAILASQEIHNAILILYVLAIGIVVLSIRFVWVMLSSKLLSSNNDHVTLKEHLITTLVGVRGTITMVGILSLPLLTEQGAAFPSRQLLIFLAAGVILFTLIVATLFLPLLNPQETVQENDLTDRKRQMIKQAIRRIQLETVEENGSVALTLINQYNAMLLNIKRQQSEDIFQQYRQQMLEARKIGIELEIFYTKQFLAERNLDESIQQELEYMMKERKDMLDTHTLTLIKRQLRHFLRGRKMGRLPSYTVEQIHTIKRELTEYIAKSIIKDVQETNKLTPDIIQKIELYYRQLQYSVYKADVTKQEEQKEYLALAAIEAQRALINEWYQAGEISSESAKELRRFVNSLESVILLEAGE; this is encoded by the coding sequence ATGGAAATTTTAACATCAATTTTAATTTTACTTGTTTTATTATTAGTGACAAACGTATTAGCACATTATATTTCATTTATCCCCATTGCCTTAATCCAAATTGCCTCTGGTATTATCGTGGCACTTGTTGCACAGGATTTTACACTCGATATTGAAGCAGAGTGGTTTTTATTATTATTTATCGCTCCCTTACTTTATCACGATGGAGCCCATTTCCCACGCGAGCAATTATGGAAAATGCGCTTACCTATTCTTGGAAATGCTATCATATTAGTATTATTAACAACTATTGTTGGTGGATTGTTTGTTCATTGGCTCATTCCATCTATTCCATTAGCGGCAGCCTTTGCATTAATGGCGATTTTATCACCTACTGACCCTGTAGCAGTAAATGGAATTGCAAAGCGGGTACATATTCCAGAGCGCATTATGAATTTAGTACGCGGCGAATCATTAATTAATGATGCATCGGGATTAATTGGCTTTAAATATGCGGTAGCTGCCATTGTCACAGGCTATTTTTCTTTAAAGTCAGCAACCTTTGATTTTACATATATGTTTTTAGTCGGCGTATTGATTGGGGTACTCGGTGCATTTTTCATCTTTTTAATTCGTCTCCACTTGCGCCGCATCGGCATTGTTGATTCGACATTTTATGTATTACTACAAGTATTAACACCGTTTATTTTATTTTTAGTGGCGGAGGAGCTATTCCATGCCTCCGGGGTTATTACCGTTGTAACCGGTGGGGTTATTGCTGCTATTTTTAAGGAAAAAACAGAGAACTTTATTGCACGAGAGCAGGTCGTAACAGAGCATGTTTGGTCCATTATTACCTTTGCGTTGAACGGCATCATTTTCCTTCTATTAGGCTTGTTATTACCACCCGCAACGAAGGCGATTTTAGCGAGCCAAGAAATTCATAATGCCATTTTAATTTTATACGTGCTCGCGATTGGTATCGTCGTTTTATCTATTCGCTTTGTCTGGGTAATGCTTTCAAGTAAGCTATTGAGTAGCAACAATGACCATGTGACGCTAAAGGAGCATTTAATTACGACGCTTGTTGGTGTACGTGGGACGATTACGATGGTCGGTATTTTATCATTACCTTTACTAACAGAGCAGGGCGCTGCTTTTCCAAGTCGCCAATTACTGATCTTTTTAGCAGCAGGTGTTATTTTATTCACCTTAATTGTTGCAACGCTGTTCCTACCTTTACTAAACCCGCAGGAAACGGTGCAAGAAAACGATTTAACAGATCGCAAGCGACAAATGATCAAGCAGGCAATTCGCCGAATTCAACTCGAAACGGTAGAGGAAAATGGCTCTGTTGCATTGACCTTAATTAATCAATATAATGCCATGCTATTAAATATTAAGCGTCAGCAGTCAGAGGATATATTCCAGCAGTATCGCCAACAAATGCTTGAAGCTAGAAAAATCGGCATTGAGCTTGAAATATTCTATACGAAGCAATTTCTTGCTGAGCGTAACTTAGACGAATCCATACAGCAAGAGCTAGAATACATGATGAAAGAAAGAAAAGATATGCTCGACACGCACACATTGACGCTAATCAAACGCCAGCTCCGCCATTTCTTACGTGGACGTAAAATGGGGCGTTTGCCATCCTATACGGTAGAACAAATTCATACGATTAAAAGAGAGCTGACGGAATATATAGCAAAGTCTATTATTAAGGATGTTCAGGAAACAAATAAACTAACACCTGACATCATACAAAAAATAGAGCTATACTACCGTCAATTACAATACTCTGTCTATAAAGCAGATGTCACAAAACAAGAGGAGCAAAAGGAATACTTAGCGTTAGCTGCAATTGAGGCGCAAAGAGCTTTAATTAATGAGTGGTATCAAGCAGGCGAAATTAGCAGTGAGTCTGCGAAGGAATTACGGAGATTTGTTAATAGCTTAGAAAGCGTTATTTTATTAGAGGCTGGAGAATAA
- a CDS encoding Lrp/AsnC family transcriptional regulator, producing the protein MDHIDKKILALLKENGRLTNKEIGEVVHMTGQAVGNRILKMQEEGIFKNFSVHIQYENTQFIRIFMNTNQFTKFETAVKQFEEVEHLYQVSGQACYIIIGHFTNQRLVTFINSISAWGRYTVDTVIAEK; encoded by the coding sequence ATGGACCATATAGATAAAAAAATTCTTGCATTATTAAAGGAAAATGGACGATTAACCAATAAAGAAATTGGGGAAGTGGTACATATGACAGGGCAGGCAGTGGGAAACCGTATTTTAAAAATGCAGGAAGAAGGCATTTTTAAAAACTTTTCTGTGCATATTCAATATGAGAACACGCAATTTATTCGCATATTTATGAACACAAATCAATTTACAAAATTTGAAACAGCGGTCAAGCAATTTGAAGAAGTAGAACATCTTTATCAAGTATCAGGCCAAGCATGTTACATCATCATCGGTCATTTTACGAATCAACGCTTAGTGACATTTATTAACAGCATATCCGCATGGGGCAGATATACGGTTGACACAGTCATAGCTGAAAAGTAA
- a CDS encoding ABC transporter ATP-binding protein, which produces MTNNPQSSEKQQQSFKQAWGKLIAYCKPYLFAIIFALILAIFGTVFTIIGPEKLSDITDLIAEGMMGTMDIEAIGKIGLFLAVLYGLSFVFTYIQSFIMATITQRISKKLRNDISNKMDKLPLKYFDSTTHGDVLSRVTNDVDTIGQTLNQSIGSLVTAGVMFFGSLIMMFWINVPLALSAVSATVVGFVLMFLIISKSQKYFIRQQEDLGKINGHIEEMYSGHNVVKVYNGGQEATRTFDEINERLFTSAWKSQFMSGMMMPLMMFIGNLGYVVVCVVGAALVVKGSITFGVIVSFMVYIRLFTQPLAQLAQAATSLQATAAASKRVFEFLEEDELEDERHKTEVLVAKNVEGHVAFKNVQFGYMEDHLVIKDFSMNIQAGQKVAIVGPTGAGKTTLVNLLMRFYEVNRGEITIDGVPIQSITRENVHELFCMVLQDTWLFEGTIKENIIYNKADVTDEEVEAACKAVGLNHFIKTLPEGYNTLLNDKASLSVGQKQLLTIARAIVKKAPLLILDEATSSVDTRTEVLIQEAMDKLMVGKTSFVIAHRLSTIKNADVILVMKDGDVIESGSHEQLIAQQGFYADLYNSQFEDAS; this is translated from the coding sequence ATGACAAATAACCCTCAAAGTTCTGAAAAGCAACAACAAAGCTTTAAGCAAGCATGGGGCAAGCTCATTGCTTATTGTAAGCCTTATTTATTTGCTATTATTTTTGCGCTAATTCTAGCAATCTTCGGCACGGTTTTCACGATTATTGGTCCTGAGAAGCTAAGCGATATTACGGATTTAATCGCAGAGGGCATGATGGGCACAATGGATATCGAGGCGATTGGCAAAATCGGTCTGTTTCTAGCGGTGCTTTACGGTTTAAGCTTTGTCTTCACATATATCCAATCCTTTATTATGGCGACGATTACACAGCGGATTTCGAAAAAGCTGCGCAACGATATTTCAAATAAAATGGATAAATTGCCGTTGAAATATTTTGATTCAACGACACATGGAGATGTTTTAAGCCGTGTGACAAATGATGTTGATACGATTGGGCAAACATTGAACCAAAGCATCGGCTCATTAGTAACAGCTGGTGTCATGTTTTTTGGCTCGCTCATTATGATGTTTTGGATTAATGTGCCACTGGCATTATCAGCAGTTTCCGCAACAGTTGTCGGCTTTGTGCTGATGTTTCTTATTATTTCAAAATCGCAAAAATACTTTATTCGACAGCAGGAAGACTTAGGGAAAATTAACGGCCATATTGAAGAAATGTACTCTGGGCATAATGTTGTCAAAGTATATAACGGTGGACAAGAGGCAACACGTACATTTGATGAAATTAATGAACGTCTCTTTACGAGTGCATGGAAGTCACAATTTATGTCGGGTATGATGATGCCCTTAATGATGTTTATTGGTAATTTAGGCTATGTTGTTGTCTGCGTTGTAGGGGCAGCACTCGTTGTTAAAGGCTCCATTACCTTCGGGGTGATTGTTTCCTTTATGGTCTATATTCGCTTATTTACACAGCCTTTAGCACAATTGGCACAAGCAGCAACAAGCTTACAGGCAACAGCTGCGGCAAGCAAACGCGTTTTTGAATTTTTAGAGGAAGACGAGTTAGAGGATGAGCGTCATAAAACTGAGGTCTTAGTGGCGAAAAATGTCGAGGGACATGTAGCGTTCAAAAATGTGCAGTTTGGCTATATGGAAGACCATCTTGTTATCAAGGATTTTTCAATGAATATTCAGGCAGGGCAAAAGGTAGCCATTGTCGGTCCAACAGGTGCTGGGAAAACAACGCTTGTCAATTTGCTAATGCGCTTTTATGAAGTAAATCGTGGGGAAATTACCATTGATGGTGTGCCAATCCAATCAATTACGCGTGAAAACGTCCACGAGCTATTTTGTATGGTGCTACAGGATACATGGCTATTCGAAGGAACGATTAAGGAAAATATTATTTATAACAAAGCCGATGTGACAGATGAAGAGGTTGAAGCTGCTTGTAAGGCAGTTGGCTTAAATCACTTTATTAAAACATTGCCAGAGGGCTATAACACGCTATTAAATGATAAAGCAAGCCTTTCTGTTGGACAAAAGCAGCTTTTAACGATTGCTCGAGCGATTGTGAAAAAAGCACCTTTGCTTATTCTGGATGAAGCAACGAGCTCTGTTGATACGCGAACAGAGGTGTTAATTCAAGAGGCGATGGACAAGCTGATGGTAGGCAAAACATCGTTTGTTATTGCACACCGACTATCAACGATTAAAAATGCGGATGTAATTTTAGTGATGAAAGATGGCGATGTGATCGAAAGTGGCAGCCACGAGCAGCTCATTGCCCAGCAAGGCTTTTATGCGGATTTATATAATAGCCAATTTGAGGATGCTTCGTAA
- a CDS encoding TetR/AcrR family transcriptional regulator, giving the protein MSTNKQDDIFEAAMQLFAERGYDGTTIPMIAEKAKVGAGTIYRYFDNKESLVNSLFIKCVSQFAELLKNDFPANNGDVRAQFSHIFYRMVQFANHNPSALLFIDSHCNGYYLNEDSINVYNDFLTFIIRAIEAGQQEGAIRLLPSDALIAIVYGAFIMLFKMEQLGKEELLKELGESCWNAIRMI; this is encoded by the coding sequence ATGTCTACAAATAAACAGGATGATATTTTCGAGGCAGCCATGCAGCTGTTTGCAGAGCGAGGCTATGATGGCACAACAATTCCAATGATTGCTGAGAAAGCGAAGGTTGGTGCTGGTACGATTTATCGTTATTTTGATAATAAAGAATCGCTTGTTAACTCTTTATTTATTAAATGTGTGTCGCAATTTGCAGAGCTATTGAAAAATGATTTTCCAGCAAATAATGGGGATGTGCGTGCACAGTTTTCACATATTTTTTACCGCATGGTGCAATTCGCAAATCATAATCCATCTGCCTTACTTTTTATTGATTCGCATTGTAATGGCTATTATCTGAATGAGGATAGCATCAACGTGTATAATGATTTCCTTACCTTTATTATTCGTGCGATAGAAGCTGGCCAACAAGAGGGGGCAATTCGCCTTTTGCCATCCGACGCATTAATTGCTATTGTTTATGGCGCATTTATTATGCTATTTAAAATGGAGCAGTTGGGCAAGGAAGAATTGTTAAAGGAGCTTGGAGAAAGCTGTTGGAACGCTATTCGAATGATTTAA